Proteins from one Acidobacteriota bacterium genomic window:
- a CDS encoding cold-shock protein — MREKGTVKWFNGAKGYGFIQRSTGEDVFVHFSAIQEQGYRSLNEGETVEFDLLQGPKGFQAANVSRG; from the coding sequence GTGAGAGAGAAGGGCACAGTGAAGTGGTTCAACGGCGCCAAGGGCTATGGCTTCATCCAGCGCTCGACGGGGGAGGACGTGTTTGTACACTTCTCCGCCATACAGGAACAGGGCTACCGCTCGCTGAATGAGGGCGAGACCGTGGAGTTCGATCTGTTGCAGGGCCCCAAGGGTTTTCAGGCGGCGAATGTGAGCCGCGGATAA